The following are encoded together in the Mugil cephalus isolate CIBA_MC_2020 chromosome 18, CIBA_Mcephalus_1.1, whole genome shotgun sequence genome:
- the tmtopsb gene encoding teleost multiple tissue opsin b, with product MIVSNVNLSCAHCPEGVAGGTAATDAYEEVSGSLPPQSLSPTGHLVVAVCLGFIGTFGFLSNFLVLALFCRYRALRTPMNLLLVSISASDLLVSVLGTPFSFAASTQGRWLIGRAGCVWYGFVNACLGIVSLISLAVLSYERYCTMMAPNLADGRDYRPALGGICFSWLYSVAWTVPPLLGWSRYGPEGPGTTCSVDWKTQTPNNISYIICLFTFCLALPFAVILYSYGKLLHAIRQVRSVSSVVTRRRDQRVLVMVVTMVVCYLVCWLPYGVAALLSTFGPRNLLSPEASITPSLLAKFSTVINPFIYVFMNKQFHRCFRAFFGCSAPERGSTLKTFSRVTKTLRTVRQEKELHVSAPAPSSALPTPNSIHESSQGANHAAPSPMNRDRAAPQTPAAVGPKPKLILVAHYRE from the exons ATGATCGTTTCAAACGTGAACCTGAGCTGTGCGCACTGTCCCGAGGGAGTGGCCGGCGGCACGGCGGCGACGGACGCGTACGAGGAGGTATCCGGTTCTCTTCCCCCCCAGTCCCTGAGCCCGACGGGGCACCTGGTGGTGGCGGTGTGCCTCGGCTTCATCGGCACCTTCGGGTTCCTCAGTAACTTCCTGGTGCTCGCGCTGTTCTGCCGATACCGGGCTCTGCGCACGCCCATGAACCTCCTGCTGGTCAGCATCTCTGCGAGCGACCTTCTGGTCAGCGTGCTGGGCACCCCGTTCAGCTTCGCGGCCAGCACCCAAGGGCGGTGGTTGATCGGACGCGCTGGATGCGTTTGGTATGGATTCGTAAACGCCTGTTTGG gcaTCGTCTCTCTGATCTCTCTGGCCGTTCTGTCCTACGAGCGTTACTGCACCATGATGGCGCCAAACCTAGCCGATGGCAGAGACTACCGCCCGGCGCTGGGGGGGATCTGCTTCTCTTGGCTCTACTCTGTGGCCTGGACCGTACCCCCGCTGCTCGGCTGGAGCAGATACGGGCCCGAGGGTCCTGGGACCACTTGCTCGGTGGACTGGAAGACCCAGACGCCAAACAATATCTCCTACATCATCTGCCTGTTCACCTTCTGCCTGGCCCTGCCTTTCGCCGTCATCCTCTACTCCTACGGCAAGCTGCTGCACGCCATCAGACAG GTCCGCAGCGTGAGTTCGGTGGTGACCCGTCGCCGTGACCAGCGCGTCCTGGTAATGGTCGTCACCATGGTGGTGTGCTACCTGGTCTGCTGGCTGCCCTACGGGGTCGCAGCGCTGCTCTCCACCTTCGGCCCCCGAAACCTCCTGAGCCCCGAGGCGAGCATCACGCCGTCACTGCTGGCCAAGTTCTCCACCGTCATCAACCCTTTTATTTACGTATTCATGAACAAACAG ttcCACAGGTGTTTCAGGGCGTTCTTCGGATGCAGCGCTCCCGAGCGAGGCTCCACCTTAAAGACCTTTTCTCGGGTGACCAAGACTCTCCGCACCGTCCGCCAGGAGAAGGAGCTCCACGTGTCCGCCCCCGCCCCGTCCTCGGCCCTGCCCACGCCCAACTCCATCCACGAGTCCTCGCAGGGAGCCAATCACGCGGCTCCATCCCCGATGAATCGAGACCGCGCCGCTCCTCAAACTCCCGCTGCTGTCGGccccaaacccaaactgatTCTGGTGGCTCACTACAGGGAATGA